A DNA window from Scomber japonicus isolate fScoJap1 chromosome 14, fScoJap1.pri, whole genome shotgun sequence contains the following coding sequences:
- the znf503 gene encoding zinc finger protein 503 has protein sequence MITSPSASALKNSDICVTWESSSSRNSSSASVNKPFLHSAPPSDPLRQANRLPIKVLKMLTARSGHILHPEYLQPLPSTPVSPIELDAKKSPLALLAQTCSQIGKPDPPPSSKLSSVTQNGSSEKESKSGPLKMSDIGVDDKSSFKPYSKPSDKKDSSSGVSGGEKSGFRVPSATCQPFTPRTGSPSSSTSASPMSSEGKCGERDEKKESDCNKNGTTDGSGTTSHSRISVSCGGINVEVNQHQETTHGTKTSSSSESPSVTSVSSASVLGSGLVAPVSPYKPGQTVFPLPPAGMTYPGSLAGAYAGYPQHFLPHGGSLVNAQLASSLGCSKAGSSPLAGASPPTIMSASLCRDPYCLSYHCASHLAGAAGASCTHDSAAAAAANALKSSYPLMYPTHPMHGVHSSAPSFSGHPLYPYGFMLPNDPLPHVCNWVSANGPCDKRFSSSEELLNHLRTHTAFTGAEKLISGYPGSSSLASAAAAAMACHMHMPPSGAPGSPGTLALRSPHHALGLSSRYHPYSKSPLPTPGAPVPVPAATGPYYSPYALYGQRLTTASALGYQ, from the exons ATGATCACATCGCCCTCGGCTTCTGCCTTGAAAAATAGTGATATTTGTGTAACGTGGGAAAGCAGCAGTTCTCGGAATAGCAGTTCAGCGAGCGTCAACAAGCCTTTTCTCCACTCCGCACCTCCGTCGGATCCATTACGGCAAGCAAACCGGCTTCCCATCAAGGTTTTGAAAATGCTTACCGCACGGTCGGGACACATTTTGCACCCGGAGTATCTGCAGCCTTTGCCTTCTACCCCGGTTAGTCCTATTGAG ctagATGCCAAGAAAAGTCCGTTGGCTCTGCTGGCTCAGACCTGCTCTCAGATCGGCAAACCGGACCCACCACCCTCCTCCAAATTATCCTCCGTAACACAAAATGGATCTAGTGAGAAGGAATCTAAATCTGGTCCTTTGAAAATGAGTGACATCGGTGTGGATGACAAATCCAGCTTCAAACCTTATTCTAAACCTTCAGATAAAAAGGACTCGTCTTCGGGTGTCTCAGGCGGAGAGAAGTCTGGTTTTCGAGTGCCGAGCGCCACCTGCCAGCCGTTCACGCCGCGGACAGGCAGCCCCAGCTCCAGCACTTCAGCCTCCCCTATGTCATCAGAGGGGAAATGTGGGGAaagggatgaaaagaaagagTCTGATTGTAATAAAAATGGCACTACGGACGGGTCTGGCACCACTAGCCACAGCAGGATAAGTGTGAGTTGTGGTGGAATTAACGTGGAGGTCAACCAACACCAGGAGACGACGCATGGCACtaaaacctcctcctcctcggagTCCCCATCTGTAACTTCTGTATCCTCCGCGTCCGTTCTCGGGTCAGGACTTGTGGCGCCGGTTTCTCCATACAAACCAGGACAGACAGTTTTCCCTTTGCCTCCTGCTGGTATGACCTACCCAGGCAGCTTGGCTGGGGCCTATGCTGGTTACCCTCAACACTTCCTGCCCCACGGAGGGAGCTTGGTTAACGCACAGCTGGCTAGTTCACTGGGCTGCAGTAAGGCTGGATCCAGTCCCTTGGCTGGGGCTTCTCCACCGACCATCATGTCAGCCAGCCTGTGCAGAGACCCTTACTGCCTCAGTTACCATTGTGCCAGTCACTTAGCGGGCGCAGCCGGTGCCTCCTGCACGCACGACTCAGCAGCTGCAGCGGCCGCTAACGCCCTCAAGTCCAGCTACCCACTAATGTACCCGACACACCCTATGCATGGCGTTCATTCCTCGGCACCATCATTTAGCGGACACCCCCTGTATCCATACGGTTTTATGCTCCCCAACGACCCTCTCCCCCATGTTTGTAATTGGGTGTCGGCAAATGGACCGTGTGACAAGCGTTTCTCCTCTTCAGAAGAACTCCTGAatcacctgaggacacacactgCTTTTACTGGGGCTGAGAAGTTGATATCTGGTTATCCCGGCTCTTCATCACTGGCCAGCGCTGCAGCAGCGGCCATGGCCTGCCATATGCACATGCCACCGTCAGGAGCCCCCGGGAGCCCTGGGACTTTGGCTCTGAGGAGCCCGCATCATGCACTAGGACTCAGCAGCCGCTACCATCCCTACTCCAAAAGTCCCCTGCCAACCCCTGGAGCTCCTGTTCCTGTCCCTGCAGCCACCGGCCCTTACTACTCCCCTTATGCACTGTATGGTCAGAGACTTACCACAGCATCAGCGCTTGGATACCAgtga